Below is a window of Paenibacillus antri DNA.
CTCCTAACGTAAATATGGAGAGTCTTATAAATGTGTCAAGCTCAGGATTTCTTTCCTGAGTTTCCTCTCCAATCCAGCATGAGTATAGTTCAAAAACGGCCTGATCGTCACCAATTTTCTTCATTAAGTCGAAGAGGACAGTGACACACTTTACAGAAGCCCTATAATCTTCTGGGAAGAGTTCTTTCACCTCTAGGTTGAAGTGAAAACTCCCCCAATTAGGTGCGATTCCATAAACATACGGCTGCTTAAAGTGTTTTCGTATCGTGTCGTAGCCTTGATGTAAATCATAAATCATTATTCCTGCCGCATCTTCAATTGTTTCGTATACTTCAATTTCATCTTCGCAGATCGAGGATGGGTAATCACCCGGAAAGTGAACATAAGAACTTTCATTCGACAAAAAATGAAATGCTTTGGTGGGCATACGTCCGCTCTTATCTAATGCTGATTTTCTTCCTCCCGTTTCCCCTAAAGGCAAGGGGTTATTTGATGCAATATAGTGAAACAGACTCACCGCATTCGCTCCTCCCATTGCGACAACCAGTCTTTGGCTGTGATACTCTGCTCAATTAGTTCATTGGAGCCCAAGGACCTAAAAATATCGTCTATATAATTCCGGACGATGTTCCCCGCGTAATTGAGCGTAGATCTGAGTTGTTGATGCCTTTTCGTGACCCAGCATCCCTTGAATAAAGTCTAATGGCGCACCATTATCAAGTAAATGGCAAGCATATGTGTGACGAAAGCGATGAGGATAAACGTTTGCCGCAACTTCCCCGCGGGCTGCAAGCCTCTTAACCGCATAACGAATGGTGGGTATAGCCATCCGTCGTGCAGGAACCGACTCCGTCGCGAAAAGCGCTTTGCAAAAATCCTTGCGCG
It encodes the following:
- a CDS encoding tyrosine-type recombinase/integrase; translation: MHGKGSKQREVYFTTERKVWLKRYLEARKDFCKALFATESVPARRMAIPTIRYAVKRLAARGEVAANVYPHRFRHTYACHLLDNGAPLDFIQGMLGHEKASTTQIYAQLRGEHRPELYRRYF